The following coding sequences are from one Nicotiana tomentosiformis chromosome 3, ASM39032v3, whole genome shotgun sequence window:
- the LOC104089858 gene encoding LRR receptor kinase BAK1, whose protein sequence is MGFPPFLCFLLTLFAFFSPQPIYGNNELQALMDLKASLDPENALLISWTVSGDPCDGSFEGVACNEKGQVANISLQGKRLSGKLSPAISGLSHLTGLYLHYNSLYGEIPREISSLIELTDLYLNVNNLSGEIPSELGNMSSLQVLQLCYNQFSGSIPTQLGTLKKLNVLALQSNQLTGAIPASLGELGVLMRVDLSSNHLFGSIPSKLADAPLLEALDIRNNKLSGNVPLALKRLVGGFQYENNPGLCGVGFPSLRVCTSLDRSNPNRPEPYGGGSSGLSTRDIPETANLNLNCSGNGCAKSSKTSQASVVVGVIVVTVIASAIGVLTFTHYRRRNQKLRGGLDMCDSRLSTDQAKEVNRKNGSPLVSLEYSSGWDPLAEGRRYGGVSQEVLQSYRFNLEEVESATQYFADKNRLAKSNFSTTYRGTLRDGSLVAVTRLTKISCKSEEAEFLRGLNILTSLRHENLVRLRGFCCSKSRGECFLVYDFVPRGNLLHYLDVKEDDARALEWSTRVSIISGTAKGIEYLHGCKVNKPALVHQNICAENVLLDQRFKPLLSNSGLHKLLTNDIVFSALKASAAMGYLAPEYSTTGRFTERSDIYAFGVLIFQILSGKRKFTSSMRAAAESCKLHDLMDANLRGRFSDPEAAKLANIALLCTHECPEERPTMETIVRELGNLAIFS, encoded by the exons ATGGGTTTTCCTCCATTTCTCTGCTTTCTCCTAACACTCTTCGCATTCTTTTCTCCACAACCCATATATGGAAACAATGAATTGCAAGCTCTTATGGACTTAAAGGCAAGTCTTGACCCTGAAAATGCTTTGCTCATTTCATGGACAGTTTCTGGTGATCCATGTGATGGTTCTTTTGAAGGTGTTGCGTGTAATGAAAAAGGTCAAGTGGCTAATATTTCACTTCAAGGTAAAAGGCTTTCTGGGAAACTGTCGCCAGCCATTAGTGGGCTTTCTCACTTGACGGGACTCTACTTGCATTATAATTCTTTGTATGGAGAAATACCCAGAGAAATTTCAAGTTTGATTGAGCTTACTGATCTGTATTTGAATGTCAATAATCTCTCTGGTGAGATTCCTTCTGAACTTGGTAATATGTCCAGCTTGCAAG TTTTGCAACTATGCTATAACCAGTTCAGTGGTAGCATACCCACTCAACTAGGGACTCTAAAGAAGCTCAATGTCCTCGCTCTGCAATCAAATCAGTTAACTGGGGCGATCCCCGCTAGCTTGGGGGAGTTAGGAGTGTTGATGAGGGTGGACTTGAGTTCTAATCATCTTTTTGGTTCAATTCCTTCAAAACTCGCGGATGCTCCCCTTCTTGAAGCCTTGGATATCCGAAACAACAAGCTTTCTGGCAATGTGCCTCTTG CTTTGAAGAGATTAGTTGGAGGATTTCAGTATGAGAACAATCCAGGACTATGCGGAGTAGGTTTCCCGTCCTTGAGGGTTTGTACCTCTTTGGATCGCTCAAATCCTAATAGACCAGAGCCCTATGGAGGTGGCTCGAGTGGTTTATCAACAAGAGATATTCCAGAGACAGCTAATCTCAATCTAAATTGCAGCGGAAATGGCTGTGCAAAGTCATCTAAAACCTCACAGGCATCTGTTGTTGTAGGGGTTATTGTGGTTACTGTTATTGCATCTGCTATTGGAGTTCTTACCTTCACGCACTATAGAAGGCGAAACCAGAAACTCAGAGGTGGACTTGATATGTGTGATAGCCGTCTCAGTACTGACCAGGCTAAGGAGGTTAATAGGAAGAACGGTTCTCCACTAGTTAGTCTTGAGTACTCGAGTGGTTGGGATCCTTTGGCTGAGGGTCGGCGTTATGGTGGAGTTTCCCAAGAGGTTTTGCAGAGCTACAGATTCAATTTGGAAGAGGTGGAGTCAGCTACACAGTATTTTGCTGATAAGAATCGATTGGCTAAGAGCAACTTTTCGACTACATATAGAGGGACTCTAAGAGATGGATCACTTGTTGCTGTTACGAGACTTACCAAAATTAGCTGCAAGTCAGAGGAAGCCGAGTTTTTAAGAGGACTAAACATTTTGACGTCTCTGAGACATGAAAATTTAGTTAGGTTGAGAGGTTTCTGCTGCTCTAAAAGCAGGGGAGAATGTTTTCTCGTTTATGATTTTGTTCCAAGAGGTAACTTGTTGCATTACCTAGATGTGAAGGAGGATGACGCTCGTGCACTTGAATGGTCCACCAGGGTATCTATCATAAGTGGCACCGCAAAAG GGATCGAGTATTTGCACGGGTGCAAGGTGAATAAGCCAGCTCTAGTGCATCAAAATATCTGTGCTGAGAACGTGCTCCTTGACCAGCGATTCAAACCATTGCTTTCAAACTCAGGCCTGCATAAGCTTCTCACAAATGATATCGTCTTTTCAGCACTCAAGGCCAGTGCTGCCATGGGATATTTAGCTCCAGAGTACTCTACTACAGGCCGATTTACGGAGAGGAGTGATATTTATGCCTTTGGAGTGCTAATTTTTCAAATTCTCTCTGGCAAGCGAAAATTCACCAGTTCAATGCGTGCTGCTGCTGAGTCGTGCAAACTCCATGACTTGATGGATGCGAATCTCCGTGGAAGGTTCTCTGACCCCGAAGCAGCAAAACTAGCAAATATTGCTTTGTTATGTACACATGAATGTCCAGAGGAGAGACCAACCATGGAAACAATCGTACGAGAACTTGGTAATTTAGCTATCTTTTCCTAA
- the LOC104089857 gene encoding uncharacterized protein, giving the protein MPYQTNPSRLKYISSSLLLSKIGRKKNQEKITKKQKMGCWSAENATKAFLKTMNMGKRATEPNGAEFISALAAGNNVQLMVVACANVADSTTLALVAAAQQTGGRVICILNGVEQLYLSKMALGTNSSHLEFVVANAQSLNMLLPNYYKDADFIAVDCNIQKHEEILESLRKHRREKNTIVLGYNAFCKESWRSSPLRTQLLPIGEGLLLTRIGAKAKKVMAERMENRGHWIVKVDKCTGEEHVYRVKSPRRRVVEA; this is encoded by the exons ATGCCTTACCAAACTAACCCAAGCAGGCTTAAATACATCTCTAGCTCTCTGCTTCTTTCAaaaattggaagaaaaaaaaatcaagagaAAATTACAAAGAAACAGAAAATGGGTTGTTGGTCTGCTGAAAATGCCACTAAAGCTTTTCTCAAAACCATGAACATG GGAAAGAGAGCTACAGAACCAAACGGAGCAGAGTTCATCTCCGCGCTCGCAGCAGGAAATAATGTACAACTTATGGTAGTTGCTTGTGCAAATGTTGCAGATTCCACCACCCTTGCACTTGTGGCAGCAGCTCAACAAACAGGAGGACGCGTAATTTGCATCCTTAACGGCGTAGAACAATTATATCTCTCCAAAATGGCACTAGGCACAAATTCTAGTCACCTTGAATTTGTTGTCGCTAATGCTCAGAGTCTAAACATGCTGCTGCCAAATTACTACAAAGATGCTGATTTCATAGCTGTGGATTGTAATATCCAAAAACATGAAGAGATTCTTGAATCGTTGCGAAAACATAGGAGGGAAAAGAATACTATAGTTTTGGGATATAATGCATTTTGCAAGGAGTCGTGGAGGAGTAGCCCTTTGCGTACGCAATTGTTGCCTATAGGAGAAGGGCTGCTGCTGACCAGAATTGGTGCAAAGGCGAAAAAGGTGATGGCTGAGAGGATGGAAAATAGAGGACATTGGATTGTTAAGGTAGATAAATGCACAGGGGAAGAACATGTATACAGAGTAAAATCACCTCGAAGGAGAGTGGTTGAAGCCTAA
- the LOC104089856 gene encoding uncharacterized protein: MACWSAENATKAYLRAIKMGKRAKEPDMAEFISALAAGNNAQLMVVACADAADSATALALVAAAQQTGGRVICIIQSAEKLNPSIESLGDNATHVEFVIGDALTLLMNDYREADFVLIDCNLNNCEGILQTARMIGENVSVLGYNALSMGSWKCQSFNAHLLPIGEGLLVTNRVAKKGGNLGFSGKNSRWIVKVDKCTGEEHVFRIRSSHGKPVEA, translated from the exons ATGGCCTGCTGGTCAGCTGAAAATGCTACCAAAGCCTATCTCAGAGCAATAAAAATG GGAAAGAGAGCAAAGGAGCCAGATATGGCAGAGTTCATTTCAGCACTTGCTGCAGGCAACAATGCACAACTAATGGTTGTTGCATGTGCCGATGCAGCCGACTCGGCCACCGCACTAGCTCTGGTGGCTGCAGCCCAGCAGACCGGTGGCCGAGTCATCTGCATCATTCAATCAGCTGAGAAACTCAATCCATCAATAGAATCTCTAGGCGATAACGCAACACACGTTGAGTTTGTCATCGGAGACGCATTAACTCTACTAATGAATGACTATAGAGAAgcagattttgtactcattgacTGCAACCTCAACAATTGTGAAGGCATTCTTCAAACAGCACGAATGATTGGAGAAAATGTGAGTGTTTTGGGATACAATGCGCTCTCTATGGGTTCGTGGAAATGCCAAAGCTTCAATGCTCATTTGTTACCTATAGGAGAAGGACTATTAGTAACAAATAGAGTGGCTAAAAAAGGTGGTAATTTGGGATTTTCAGGGAAAAATAGTCGTTGGATTGTGAAAGTAGATAAATGCACAGGGGAAGAGCATGTGTTCAGAATCAGGTCTTCACATGGAAAGCCAGTTGAAGCATAG